The following are from one region of the Stanieria sp. NIES-3757 genome:
- a CDS encoding iron(III) dicitrate ABC transporter, permease protein — MEAEEVERSKQSLMINSQKLPISFQSDRQVIKVLLILTSITLVAMIISIGYGEYPVAPLDVIKTLLGLPTAKEDYTFIIMILRLPRTLVAFLVGVGLAIAGTITQGITRNPLAAPDIIGVNAGAALAAVSLIILLPNTPAAWLPFAAFTGALTVAFLIYLLAWQGGSSPIRLILVGIGFELIAATLTDIMITYGEINTVSQALVWLTGSVYGRTWSQVWALIPWIVIFGSVALFLARELNILNLGDDIARGLGSQVEWQRGLLLLTSVALAGASVATAGTIGFVGLMAPHLGRQLVGVSHQGLIPVAAMMGGMLVVCADLLGRIMFAPLELPCGIIIAAVGAPYFVYLLIRNR; from the coding sequence ATGGAAGCTGAAGAAGTAGAAAGGAGCAAACAATCGCTAATGATTAATTCTCAAAAATTACCAATTTCCTTCCAAAGCGATCGCCAAGTTATTAAAGTGTTGCTGATTCTGACTTCAATAACTCTTGTGGCAATGATAATTAGTATCGGCTATGGAGAATATCCAGTTGCCCCCCTGGATGTGATTAAAACACTGTTAGGTTTGCCCACAGCTAAAGAAGATTATACTTTTATTATTATGATCTTACGCCTACCACGAACTCTAGTTGCTTTTTTAGTCGGGGTAGGACTAGCGATCGCAGGAACGATTACTCAAGGCATTACTCGCAATCCTTTAGCTGCTCCCGATATTATTGGAGTCAATGCTGGTGCAGCTTTGGCTGCGGTTAGTTTAATTATTTTACTACCCAATACTCCCGCAGCTTGGCTTCCTTTCGCTGCTTTTACTGGTGCGTTGACAGTTGCATTCTTAATTTATCTTTTAGCTTGGCAAGGAGGTAGTTCACCAATTCGGTTAATTTTAGTTGGCATTGGTTTCGAGCTAATTGCTGCTACTTTGACCGACATTATGATTACCTATGGAGAGATTAATACCGTTTCTCAAGCTTTAGTTTGGTTGACGGGTAGCGTTTACGGACGTACTTGGTCACAAGTATGGGCTTTAATTCCCTGGATTGTTATCTTTGGTTCAGTTGCATTGTTTCTCGCCAGAGAGCTAAATATTTTAAATCTGGGAGATGACATTGCTCGCGGTTTGGGTAGTCAGGTTGAATGGCAACGAGGTTTATTACTCTTAACCAGCGTCGCTTTAGCAGGTGCTTCAGTTGCAACAGCAGGTACAATTGGTTTTGTCGGCTTGATGGCACCTCATTTAGGAAGACAGTTAGTCGGAGTTTCCCATCAAGGATTGATACCTGTAGCTGCGATGATGGGGGGAATGTTGGTCGTGTGTGCCGATTTACTCGGCAGGATTATGTTTGCACCTTTGGAACTCCCCTGCGGTATTATCATTGCTGCTGTTGGTGCGCCTTATTTTGTCTATTTATTAATTCGCAATCGTTAG
- a CDS encoding ferrichrome ABC transporter, ATP-binding protein, translating into MNQNPFTNHLETKQLTLAYEGAPVVRNLDLGIRAGKITVLVGANGCGKSTLLRGLARLLKPKSGIVYLDGKDIVRLNSKTVAKKLGMLTQSPIAPEGLTVRDLVAMGRYPYQNWLQQWSKEDEQKVAEALEITAMSKLGERALDKLSGGQRQRAWIAMILAQDTDILLLDEPTTFLDLSHQVELLDLLQELHESKGKTIVMVLHDLNLACRYADYLVAVQQGKVYATGTPEQVMTEEMVQEVFGLECRIVSDPVANTPMCIPIGRKIKLTNSQEISF; encoded by the coding sequence ATGAATCAAAATCCTTTTACCAATCATCTAGAAACCAAACAACTTACTCTTGCTTATGAGGGTGCGCCAGTAGTACGCAATTTGGATTTAGGCATTCGCGCAGGTAAAATTACAGTCTTAGTAGGTGCTAACGGTTGTGGTAAATCTACTCTATTGCGAGGATTAGCTCGACTTTTAAAACCCAAATCGGGCATAGTTTATTTGGATGGCAAAGATATTGTTCGCCTCAATAGTAAAACCGTCGCCAAAAAACTAGGAATGCTGACTCAAAGTCCCATTGCCCCTGAAGGTTTAACCGTAAGGGATTTAGTCGCGATGGGTCGCTATCCCTATCAAAATTGGTTGCAGCAGTGGTCTAAAGAAGATGAACAGAAAGTAGCAGAAGCGTTAGAGATTACCGCAATGAGCAAACTAGGCGAGCGTGCCTTAGATAAACTTTCTGGTGGACAACGACAACGAGCTTGGATTGCAATGATTTTAGCTCAGGATACAGATATTTTACTGCTAGACGAACCCACAACTTTTTTAGATTTATCTCACCAAGTAGAGTTATTAGATCTATTACAAGAACTCCATGAAAGTAAAGGCAAAACCATTGTCATGGTACTACACGACCTCAATCTTGCTTGTCGCTATGCCGATTATTTAGTAGCAGTACAACAGGGAAAAGTATATGCGACTGGAACTCCAGAACAAGTCATGACTGAAGAGATGGTACAAGAAGTATTTGGCTTAGAATGTCGCATCGTTTCCGATCCTGTAGCCAATACACCAATGTGTATCCCAATAGGACGTAAAATTAAATTGACAAATTCTCAAGAAATTTCTTTTTAA